CTTATTCATCTCATTAAGTACACTGGGAAATATAATTTGATCTTTAAAAACACACAGGATGGGAATAGATGTTCCTTGAAGTTTTGATTTTCCAATTGAGCTTAAGTGGTTGAAAAAATCATGCCAATAGTTAGCATGTCCCTATTTGGCTTAAAATTATGGAAAATTATTGGGCACACATACTCCCGTTccaatgtatttttaatgtttcctAGTGTTATCATTTTTTGGTAAGTTTTTTTTGCCTGCCATTATTTTGTATAGTTTGGTATTGAAATATGTAGTCAAGACAAAGTAGAAACTAAACTTCAATTCGATTCTCGGGCTTaccattattttttgtttgtttttatgttaagCATTTCAAAGCGATTGTCGCGTACTCGTTTTAACTATTTCCGTTCTCCGTTTTATTACTGGCCAACGCGTTAACTGTCTGTCTGtcaatattcaatattttggGTCGGCTGTCGGTTTCTTGAGCTGAGCTTATATCTTCTATCTTGTATGTTGTATCTTGTATATTCCACAAAAATATACCCAAATGCTCATAAAATTGCAATGGTTATTGCACGCCCCATATggatgtatgtatatatttttttgatacgCCTTTGATTTCCTACACATTCATATAGCTACAAATATCAATCGTTATCCTTAGCCTAAAGATCGTTATTGTTGGGGTGTTAGGTGTTAGTGTGTAACTTGAAAGCCGCCGCTCAGTGATTCGATTCGGAATGTGACTCTATATCCTACGTATGTATGAATATCGTTAGGTGCCTCATTATTGTTTGTTCGCATTGCTCTAACGTGGTATTGCATATAAAAACTATGTCCATTCGTTATTCTATGTACACTAAAGACTACGAAATTGCAGGTCTTACTATGGGATCGATGCTTGTTTACAGGTGCCGGTGCTACAGGGGATCGGGTGGATTAATGTTAGTGTCTGGGTGGCTAACTTTCTATGTGGCCTTGCTGCTGGGCATTCTCTAAAACCTACTTTCGATGCATTatgcttttgatttattgacAGTATCGTTGGTTAATCTGTGTATCTATTCCGTACAACTATTTGCAACTTTCCCCGgctcctctttttttttctattttccatATATGCTACTTCGTGGACTACACCAACCTCAATCCTTTCTTATCTTAGTTTTGATCTTGAGAAAATATGCAAAGGATTTTTGAAATGTTCTCGGCTAATATTTTATCGTTTTAATTCGTTACTAAAATAGCACCTTGTATTGTTCTGTATGTCGTCGTAGTTCAGATGAGTAGTGATCGTTGTTCGAAACTTGAAGAGCAGGCAAACTAAGCAATATAAGTATTTAGAAGGTACATAACAATTTCAGTAATACTGTTTTGAAATTAACTTGAAATACAGGCCAAGTTTAGGCAGATATAAGGAGTGGCTGCATAATCAGGTATTCCATTTCTATTGCGTTCTTTTAAGGATTATGAAATTGGAAAATTGTATGATTGAAATGGtagttactttaaaattttaaagtaaagcTCAATCGAAAAAGAATAACTGAGCATACACACCTTTTGCCAGTTGCAAATTCGATCAAATTGGAAAGGCTATATaacattaataatatttaaccttTGATTGTAAATtggaaatgttaaatttttatacaatgTTATCTCAATAAAACCGCCTAATTTGATCGAGTCTGGCAACCGGAATTGACTGGATTTATAAAATTCTAGTttacaaaatacaatacaatacaaacaGTAAACAGTAGAAGGTACAAAGTGCGGCTGGCGGTTTGGATTGCGGTGGCTTCAGTGGGTGAGGATTTGAGTGGGTTAGCTAGTGCTTCAATGGGCGGCTTAAAGGGGTGGTGATGCACGGGCGAGCCTTGGTCGGGGGATTTATGGGCGTGTGGAATGCGTTCGAGTGtcttttgtttgtgtgtgagtgggcGTGGTTTTTCACATATTCAGCAGAAACGGCAAGTTTAAGGCAGTGTAAAgtacacatatatataatgtatgtacaaatatatatatatgtatgcaagTAAACCTATGCGACAATTTGTATAACTAACATTAAGACTTATCACTTTCACTTGGTTGGTTTTGGAAACTGGAACGGGAGAGCTGCCCCTAGCTAACCAGGTTCTCCACATCGGAAACGACTATCTCCAGATCAGAGGGCAGCTCATTGTTCTCGGTTGATTTTGCTGCTGCAGgtgttgctcctgctgctcctggttTTCCAGTTGATGCTGCTCCAGCTGTGCCCGTGGAGCGGGTCCTGAAGTTATTTAGACTTCTCCTGATGGGCTGCGTGGGTGGTTGACGCTGCATGGCGCTCGTGGAAGCGGATTGCTGCAGCGCCACACCTGGCGTGATGGAGGAGCTACTGGTGGCCGTGCTGCTGGAAGATTGGCGAGAGAAACTGGGCGGCGGCGCCCCAGTGTTTGCGGTGGCATTGCTGCTGCCTCCTCCCAAACTGGCCCTTGGAATATTGCTGAAGCTATTCCGAGAGTTCCTGGTCGGTGGAACGGGCACTGCCTTCGAGGAGGACACACTGCTGTCCCTGCGAAGATTGGCATTCGACGAGGAACGTCTCTGTGGCGAGGCAGCTGCCATAGCTGGCGGATCCTTCCCGCTTCTCGTGGCTCCACTGCCACTGGCCTTCAGGTTCAGACTGCTGCGCTTCTTTGTTTTGGCCAGATTTTGGCTTAGGTTGATCAAATTCTGCGTGCTACCAAAGTTTCGCGTGAGATTCACCGATCCACTGGCCTTGCTGCTGCTTCGGCGAGGAGCTGCCGCAAAGGGATTGTGGGTGGACAGGGAGTTGGACCTGCGATAGGAGTTTTTTGGCGCAGAAGCGGCTGGAGCATGAGGAGCTGCCTCCAAACTGGCTCTGTTCTGTGAGCTGCTAGGAGCCaccttgctgctgctgctcggcTTTGAACTGGAGGCCTCTGCCTGCATGTCCACATTCTCGTAGCAATGCTCCATGGAACGCGGCGGTGTTGGCGGCTTCAAGGTCTCGTAGTTCGGTTCGTTGAGGGTGAGTATCTGGTTATCATCCTCCGCCTCGTTGCACAGCAAAAGGGCACTTCTCTTGGCGCGCGTAGACACATCCTTCGAGGAGGATTGGCCAGCAGTTCGGTTACTAGCCTTTTGGCCTCTTTTTGGCCTCACACCTGCCCCCACCACATGTGTTTTCACCTTTGGCTTCTTGGACAACCTTAGGGAGAACTTAAAGGGCGGCTTGTAGACCACCTGCAGTTTGACTTTCTCGTTGGACAGGTTACCCATGGATTTGGTCTTCTGCGGTGTCTTCTGCACCAGTCTCTCTGGCGTGGATTGCGATTTGCTCATAACCTTGCGCACCCGAGAACTGTGCTCGATATGCGACAATGGTTGGGCCACAATGGGCGACTCCAGCAGCCACTTTTGCACCTTGCCAAAGGTGTTCGTATGGTTGTTGGTGGTCGAAAGATTGGAGGCATCATCTCCGTTGTTGTTGCGATGCGAGTAGTCGATGATCTCCTTCATGTGCTTGCCCAGCTTTTTGTTCGATTTCTTGGGCTCCTCCTCAAGGGATTTCTTCTTGGCCATGGCTTGGTTTCTGGTGGTCTTCTTGGTCTCTGGATTAGCACTGCTTTTGGGTGCACTGCGGGATGCAACTGCCGCTGTGGCTGTTGCCCCGGGTCCAGCTTGAGTCACCGTTCCCGATCCCGTTCCCGGTTTCTTGCTTCGCTCGCCCCGAACCTTCTTTTTAAAGGGCACCTTTGTCCTCACGGCTGTGTGCACTATCACCCCGTTGTTGTTCTCCGGCAGACGCACTGTCTCCGTGGTGGCACTGTGTATAATGGTAACGGACTTAAGCTTCAGATTCGACCGTTTCGCCAGCAGCTTTGTGCTCAGCGCCTaaggaaaaaaatttagatgttAAAAAGGAAGTCAAATCTGAACTTAAGTTAACACAATGGTAAAATACAGAAAAGGTAAATGTTTCAATGACTTCTAGTCTAATTTTTGCCCTGAATTTAGCCACAGGGGCAACTGCTAGATGAGTGTTTTCCATATACTCTACAGGATTACTTTTGGGCCCTGGGAATCTGAGTGCTCACCCAAGGTCTGAGCCCTTGCTTGCGCTTTGGCCTCGACCTGATC
This genomic window from Drosophila gunungcola strain Sukarami chromosome 3R, Dgunungcola_SK_2, whole genome shotgun sequence contains:
- the LOC128252900 gene encoding pneumococcal serine-rich repeat protein isoform X2, translating into MVWKSFWNCFREDYDAFCLAYMFTYRDFEMGTLGLAWTGDLKNAGGVCEKNGHYRGSLKSLNTGIVTLLNYGKHVPPAVSHVTLAHEIGHNFGSPHDPEQCTPGGEDGNFIMFARATSGDKKNNNKFSTCSLKSIEPVLNAKARSMKGCFTEPQSSICGNGVVEPGEQCDCGWEEDCKDSCCFPMSRQPRLDETPCTLTPHARCSPSQGPCCTTDCKLKFGDKCRDDNGCRDPSFCDGRVPQCPPSVNKPNKTICNKEFVCYMGDCTGSICLAYGLESCQCIPGPQDDRIKSCELCCKLPGEDSPCRSSFEWNEAPFDVPDMYSKPGTPCNDYNGYCDVFQKCREVDPSGPLATLRKLLLSEESIATFKKWMQHNWYTVALAAVGVILLLALSTKLLAKRSNLKLKSVTIIHSATTETVRLPENNNGVIVHTAVRTKVPFKKKVRGERSKKPGTGSGTVTQAGPGATATAAVASRSAPKSSANPETKKTTRNQAMAKKKSLEEEPKKSNKKLGKHMKEIIDYSHRNNNGDDASNLSTTNNHTNTFGKVQKWLLESPIVAQPLSHIEHSSRVRKVMSKSQSTPERLVQKTPQKTKSMGNLSNEKVKLQVVYKPPFKFSLRLSKKPKVKTHVVGAGVRPKRGQKASNRTAGQSSSKDVSTRAKRSALLLCNEAEDDNQILTLNEPNYETLKPPTPPRSMEHCYENVDMQAEASSSKPSSSSKVAPSSSQNRASLEAAPHAPAASAPKNSYRRSNSLSTHNPFAAAPRRSSSKASGSVNLTRNFGSTQNLINLSQNLAKTKKRSSLNLKASGSGATRSGKDPPAMAAASPQRRSSSNANLRRDSSVSSSKAVPVPPTRNSRNSFSNIPRASLGGGSSNATANTGAPPPSFSRQSSSSTATSSSSITPGVALQQSASTSAMQRQPPTQPIRRSLNNFRTRSTGTAGAASTGKPGAAGATPAAAKSTENNELPSDLEIVVSDVENLVS